One window of the Pedobacter ginsengisoli genome contains the following:
- a CDS encoding carboxypeptidase-like regulatory domain-containing protein produces MKRSHAIFISVITIIFLAFIPRDDSPIEKIISSLESWVQTNPQEKVYLHTDRPYYLVGDTIWFKAYVTIGSKHQLSALSGALYVDLINEEDSVTKSLKLPLTAGMAKGDFVLDDSTSREGNYRIRAYTQWMRNTGSDYFYDQTFSIGNSVVNTVFANIIYEFSESDDNKKIKALIKFTDEKGAPYADKEVTYDLKEGYKIITSGQGKTNAYGQISVNLPLRNAATTQSTYLLTKLNPAKDIIVPKTFPIKPTTKQPDVQFFPEGGCLVNNVKSKLAFKAVGPDGLGMQIKGVIFDNEQNEVAKIESNHLGMGYFSFIPKAGNSYTARIRDSLNSEMIIKLPEQKTEGYVLSVYNSLESIDKQLQADSVLVRINTNQTTLQKGTQQISLIAQAGGTIYAAMDIQVNKTMTSIYIPVKDVPSGILQFTLFSSSGSPLNERIVFIQNNDQLQLKLDEIEKKAHHRRDKVVLQLDAKDAGGKPVVGNFSMSVISEDASPTDEVNERSIFSQLLLNSDIKGYIEKPNYYFHNPSQTTKSDLDILMLTQGYRRFLWSQILDVKQNKPSYKAEKLVNNITGVLTTFNNKPVVNGKVKLVNNKQGLILDTITDQNGRFKFGNLMILNGMQFSLQGRNEKNSKRLNIVVDNMTQPEVTSNLNIGDMNSDIPHLVKVSMENSRKQEQQLEKHAIQSRTQQLQEVKIRASKALGFGNKIKESQADEVFRPDSRMPCKTLRECIEEMKGSRVRFLMTADPECGSLWVPMYQKERFAVIIDDMSIAPCDYQSFFESNSSDVEKIYFSHESKAISIKLMSGVVGRGDGGNAVMAIYTKSGNFRKVQDPSVVTYKPKGYNAVKEFYSPRYDKPEKNDPLADLRTTIYWNPSIIVQKEGKTEISFFNSDQTGNYRVVLEGISSDGQIGRLSYKYSVN; encoded by the coding sequence ATGAAGCGCTCTCATGCAATTTTCATATCTGTAATTACGATTATTTTTCTGGCTTTCATCCCCAGAGATGATAGCCCAATTGAGAAGATAATTTCCTCTTTAGAAAGCTGGGTACAGACTAATCCGCAAGAAAAAGTATACCTGCATACTGATAGGCCATATTACCTGGTTGGAGACACTATATGGTTTAAAGCCTACGTAACCATAGGAAGCAAACATCAACTTTCAGCATTAAGTGGGGCACTTTATGTCGATCTAATTAACGAAGAAGATTCAGTGACTAAATCACTTAAACTTCCTTTAACTGCGGGAATGGCTAAGGGAGATTTTGTTCTGGACGACAGTACAAGCCGTGAGGGCAACTATAGAATTAGAGCATACACACAATGGATGCGAAATACCGGTTCAGACTACTTCTATGATCAAACTTTCAGTATAGGTAATTCTGTAGTGAACACTGTATTTGCCAATATAATTTATGAATTTTCAGAAAGTGATGATAACAAAAAAATCAAAGCACTTATAAAATTTACTGACGAAAAAGGTGCTCCATATGCAGATAAAGAGGTTACATACGATTTAAAGGAGGGTTATAAAATAATAACCTCCGGCCAAGGTAAAACAAATGCATATGGCCAAATTAGTGTTAATCTTCCTCTGCGTAATGCCGCAACTACACAAAGTACTTACTTGCTAACAAAATTAAATCCTGCCAAAGATATCATAGTGCCAAAAACCTTTCCCATAAAGCCAACAACTAAACAGCCAGATGTGCAATTTTTTCCAGAAGGAGGGTGCCTTGTAAATAATGTTAAGAGCAAGTTAGCTTTTAAAGCTGTTGGCCCAGATGGTCTTGGTATGCAAATAAAAGGAGTAATATTTGATAATGAACAAAATGAAGTAGCTAAAATAGAAAGTAATCATTTGGGAATGGGCTACTTTAGTTTTATACCTAAGGCTGGAAACAGCTATACTGCCAGAATTAGGGATTCCCTTAATTCCGAAATGATAATAAAATTACCAGAACAGAAAACAGAAGGATATGTACTTTCAGTTTATAACAGTTTAGAGAGTATTGACAAGCAGTTGCAAGCCGACTCTGTTCTGGTTCGCATCAATACAAACCAGACAACCTTACAAAAAGGTACACAACAAATAAGTCTTATAGCCCAAGCTGGCGGAACTATATATGCTGCAATGGATATACAGGTCAATAAAACTATGACCTCAATTTACATACCCGTTAAAGATGTTCCATCTGGTATATTGCAGTTTACCCTTTTTTCTTCGTCTGGCTCTCCTCTTAATGAGCGTATTGTGTTTATACAAAATAATGACCAATTGCAGCTTAAACTAGATGAAATAGAAAAAAAGGCCCATCATCGACGAGACAAAGTTGTTCTCCAACTGGATGCAAAAGATGCCGGCGGAAAGCCGGTTGTTGGCAATTTTTCCATGTCTGTAATCAGTGAAGATGCTTCACCAACAGATGAGGTTAATGAGCGATCTATCTTCTCACAACTGCTCCTGAATTCTGACATTAAAGGCTATATTGAAAAGCCAAATTACTATTTTCACAACCCTTCGCAAACTACTAAAAGTGATCTGGATATTTTAATGTTAACACAGGGATATAGGAGATTTCTTTGGAGCCAGATACTGGATGTTAAGCAAAATAAGCCCTCTTATAAAGCCGAAAAGTTGGTTAACAACATCACAGGGGTTCTCACTACGTTTAATAATAAACCTGTGGTAAATGGCAAAGTTAAACTTGTAAATAACAAACAGGGCCTAATATTAGATACAATAACAGATCAAAATGGCAGGTTCAAATTTGGAAATCTGATGATATTAAATGGCATGCAATTTAGTTTGCAGGGAAGAAATGAAAAAAATAGTAAGCGTTTAAATATTGTGGTGGACAATATGACTCAACCAGAGGTAACTTCTAATCTGAATATTGGCGATATGAATTCAGATATTCCACACCTGGTTAAGGTATCAATGGAGAATAGCCGAAAGCAGGAGCAACAACTTGAAAAACATGCCATTCAAAGTCGTACTCAACAATTACAAGAAGTTAAAATAAGAGCAAGCAAAGCCTTGGGTTTTGGGAACAAGATTAAGGAGAGTCAGGCTGATGAAGTTTTCAGGCCTGATAGCAGAATGCCTTGTAAAACATTGAGGGAGTGCATTGAAGAAATGAAAGGTTCCAGAGTCCGATTTTTAATGACAGCAGATCCGGAATGTGGTTCTTTATGGGTGCCAATGTACCAAAAGGAAAGGTTTGCAGTAATAATTGATGATATGTCTATTGCCCCGTGTGATTATCAATCATTTTTCGAAAGTAATTCGTCAGATGTAGAGAAAATATACTTTTCACACGAGAGCAAAGCGATAAGTATCAAGTTAATGAGTGGGGTAGTTGGAAGAGGAGATGGCGGAAACGCCGTTATGGCAATTTATACAAAAAGTGGAAATTTTCGTAAGGTTCAAGATCCTTCAGTTGTAACATATAAACCAAAAGGATACAATGCTGTTAAAGAATTTTATTCGCCAAGATACGATAAGCCCGAAAAAAATGACCCCTTGGCTGATCTAAGAACTACAATTTACTGGAACCCATCAATCATTGTTCAAAAAGAAGGTAAAACAGAAATCAGCTTTTTCAATTCAGATCAAACAGGGAATTATCGGGTTGTATTAGAAGGGATAAGCTCCGACGGTCAAATTGGTAGATTAAGTTATAAATATAGCGTAAATTAA
- a CDS encoding YcxB family protein, which produces MKHMLTITKEDHIAFQLYEASTNPLKKKARKRSYYSLIIIGVCLMIISYLGQHTFLFYYALFCSLLSIFFGELYLRWRHKRHYVKHVENNFKDSDTEHATFEIDREVINIEDRTGESKLKIQEIRKIDETGNHYFIRIGPGPVLIIPKVSPELNTEMKDMISAYKIDTTSHLDWKWK; this is translated from the coding sequence ATGAAACATATGCTCACTATTACCAAGGAAGATCATATAGCTTTTCAATTGTACGAAGCTTCCACAAATCCTTTAAAAAAGAAAGCCCGCAAAAGAAGTTATTATTCGTTGATTATTATTGGGGTTTGTTTAATGATAATCAGTTACCTGGGGCAGCATACTTTCCTCTTTTATTATGCATTGTTTTGCTCACTACTGTCTATATTTTTTGGTGAGCTGTATTTGAGGTGGAGGCATAAACGACATTATGTTAAACATGTGGAGAACAATTTTAAAGATAGTGACACTGAGCATGCTACTTTCGAGATTGATAGGGAGGTAATTAATATCGAGGATAGGACAGGCGAAAGTAAACTTAAAATACAAGAGATTCGGAAGATTGATGAGACTGGTAACCACTATTTTATTCGCATTGGTCCAGGACCGGTGCTAATTATTCCCAAAGTATCGCCTGAGCTAAATACTGAAATGAAAGATATGATTTCGGCTTACAAGATTGATACAACAAGTCATTTAGACTGGAAATGGAAATAA
- a CDS encoding chorismate mutase has product MIHKKTFIVGLLTSLGVCSYAFSQTKSKATIDTELSSSRKKIDSLDKLLIEVLGSRQRVVREIGIYKKNNNIPPLQPDRFKQVLNKTISVGTKEGLSAEFITEIMNAIHKESLRLEK; this is encoded by the coding sequence ATGATACATAAAAAAACTTTTATAGTTGGCTTACTAACCAGTCTTGGTGTATGTTCATACGCCTTTTCACAAACTAAAAGTAAGGCCACAATTGACACCGAATTAAGTAGCAGCCGAAAAAAAATAGATTCTTTAGATAAATTACTTATAGAGGTATTAGGCAGTCGCCAACGTGTTGTTAGAGAAATAGGAATCTATAAAAAGAACAACAACATCCCTCCATTACAGCCAGATCGTTTTAAACAGGTCCTGAACAAAACAATATCAGTAGGAACAAAAGAGGGTTTGTCTGCTGAGTTCATCACCGAAATAATGAATGCAATACATAAGGAAAGTCTCCGTTTGGAAAAATAG
- a CDS encoding helix-turn-helix transcriptional regulator, whose product MKNSIRVQRAIKNITQAELAELVNVSRQTINTMESGKYIPSTVLALKIAAIFGVSVEAVFELEEGD is encoded by the coding sequence ATGAAAAATTCAATACGAGTGCAACGGGCAATAAAAAACATAACTCAAGCCGAATTAGCCGAGCTGGTAAATGTGTCCAGGCAAACTATTAATACCATGGAATCTGGTAAGTATATCCCTTCAACAGTATTGGCCTTGAAGATTGCTGCTATCTTCGGGGTTTCTGTAGAGGCAGTATTTGAATTGGAAGAAGGGGATTAA
- a CDS encoding energy transducer TonB — protein sequence MGYTFLLLMCLMFLTESSANAQVAVYMRYDYEDEATLNIDSAAFKRVVYDIDIDKNVYPIVDYYLDGKLKGRGYASMVNPFIYAGQKVEYYKNGKKRMMGHYTNGELTGPVYRYYQNGNLYAIQEYYPSKIEDKKLKAIDPIIIALKDSAGADMIKDGMGHYVEYDVYDPLVITAEGDILNGKWEGEVKGFLPREGLKYAEVYKNGVLVSGLSADSLGNEYKYSENKTGPIFKDGMEAFYKYVLRNLRYPASAQEKEIGGKVFIKFQVDTDGNASNFINTNYVNAVLAQEAIRVIKAAGTWMPGRVKGKPVNMFLNIPFNFAVN from the coding sequence ATGGGATATACATTTTTGCTGTTGATGTGTTTGATGTTTCTAACAGAATCTAGTGCCAATGCACAGGTAGCCGTGTATATGCGATATGATTATGAGGATGAGGCAACATTAAACATTGATAGTGCGGCTTTTAAGCGTGTGGTATACGACATTGACATTGATAAAAATGTATATCCAATTGTAGACTATTATCTGGATGGGAAACTAAAGGGCAGAGGGTATGCAAGCATGGTTAATCCATTTATTTACGCCGGACAAAAAGTTGAGTATTATAAGAATGGAAAAAAACGCATGATGGGGCATTATACCAATGGCGAATTAACTGGCCCTGTTTACCGCTATTATCAAAACGGTAATCTATACGCGATACAAGAGTACTATCCGTCCAAAATTGAGGATAAAAAACTGAAGGCAATAGATCCAATCATTATTGCTTTAAAGGATTCAGCAGGGGCAGATATGATTAAAGATGGTATGGGTCATTACGTAGAATATGATGTATATGATCCACTAGTTATCACAGCCGAAGGGGATATTCTTAATGGCAAATGGGAAGGAGAAGTAAAAGGATTTCTGCCCAGAGAAGGTTTAAAATATGCCGAGGTATATAAGAATGGGGTTTTGGTTTCGGGGCTTTCTGCAGATAGTTTAGGCAATGAATACAAATATTCTGAAAACAAAACAGGACCAATTTTTAAGGATGGAATGGAGGCATTTTATAAGTATGTATTACGAAATTTGCGATATCCTGCATCGGCTCAAGAAAAGGAAATTGGAGGTAAGGTATTTATTAAATTCCAGGTCGATACGGATGGAAATGCTAGTAACTTTATAAATACTAATTATGTTAATGCCGTACTTGCACAAGAAGCCATCCGGGTAATTAAGGCAGCAGGTACCTGGATGCCCGGAAGGGTCAAAGGCAAGCCTGTAAACATGTTTTTAAATATCCCCTTTAACTTTGCAGTAAATTAA
- a CDS encoding aldose epimerase family protein — MKQTLKPGLAAIFLLAITACNEPKKVNETTEQADTTATTVQLDSTKFQKEIDGKKTNLYVLKNKNNVQAAFTNYGGRLVSLLVPDKDGKLVDVVVGFDSVDGFVNSSEPYFGATIGRYGNRIAKGKFSLDGKQYTLALNNGQNTLHGGKKGFQAVVWDAAMPDSQTLVLTYLSKDMEEGYPGNLKVKVTYSLNDDNELKMDYEATTDKKTVVNLTNHAFFNLNGEGSGDILNHDLQIFADLYTPVDTTLIPLGKNVTVKGTPFDFTTATTIGKRIEEANDQLKAGKGYDHNFVLNGTKGLGMTHAATVKGDKSGVIMDIYTQEPGLQFYSGNFMQSKNVFKGGAKDDFRTALALETQHFPDSPNQPAFPSTVLNPGQTYKTTSIYKFSK; from the coding sequence ATGAAACAAACATTAAAACCGGGCTTAGCTGCAATATTTTTACTTGCAATTACAGCATGTAATGAGCCAAAAAAGGTTAATGAAACTACTGAGCAAGCTGATACTACTGCTACAACCGTTCAGTTAGATAGTACAAAATTCCAAAAGGAAATTGATGGTAAAAAAACCAATCTGTATGTGCTTAAAAATAAAAACAATGTACAGGCAGCATTTACCAATTATGGTGGCAGGCTGGTGAGTTTACTAGTGCCAGATAAGGATGGTAAACTGGTTGATGTGGTAGTTGGGTTTGATAGTGTTGATGGGTTTGTGAATTCGTCTGAGCCATATTTTGGTGCTACAATTGGTCGTTATGGCAACAGAATTGCCAAAGGCAAATTCAGTCTTGATGGCAAACAATATACTTTGGCACTCAATAACGGCCAAAATACCTTACATGGTGGTAAAAAAGGATTTCAGGCTGTAGTTTGGGATGCTGCCATGCCTGATTCGCAAACGCTGGTACTTACTTACCTGTCAAAAGACATGGAAGAGGGCTACCCTGGAAACCTTAAAGTAAAGGTTACTTATAGCCTTAACGATGATAATGAACTGAAAATGGATTATGAGGCTACTACTGATAAGAAAACTGTGGTTAACCTTACCAATCATGCTTTCTTTAACCTGAATGGAGAGGGTAGTGGCGATATTTTAAACCACGACTTGCAGATCTTTGCAGATCTTTATACTCCGGTTGATACTACTTTAATCCCTCTGGGTAAAAATGTAACTGTAAAAGGTACTCCGTTTGATTTTACAACTGCTACCACTATTGGTAAACGCATTGAAGAGGCAAACGATCAGTTAAAAGCAGGTAAAGGTTATGATCATAACTTTGTGTTAAATGGCACCAAAGGTCTGGGTATGACTCACGCTGCTACTGTAAAAGGTGATAAATCGGGCGTGATAATGGATATTTATACTCAGGAGCCTGGCTTACAGTTTTATAGCGGCAACTTTATGCAAAGCAAAAATGTATTTAAAGGTGGTGCAAAAGATGATTTTAGAACAGCACTTGCCTTGGAAACTCAACACTTTCCTGACTCTCCGAATCAGCCGGCTTTTCCATCAACGGTTTTAAACCCCGGGCAAACGTATAAAACAACTTCTATTTACAAGTTTAGTAAATAG
- a CDS encoding cytochrome-c peroxidase, giving the protein MKKIAIVVIMVMACLGCTHTQKTLPADLVKQYYILQIAKADTLVKQLYSKVQNNAPADSIKQAFKVARLAYKKTEFLAEYYNPLTAKSINGAPISSMDDNDQHKIDAPEGFQVIEPFIFPQYTNNRKSELLQEIGILKSNFVRLKSVAQHQELANAQVFDALRTEVFRIITLGISGFDAPIAQNSMAEGAAALTSVKEVLNIYKPEFKNQTKLNNTVQLLDKGIKNLAASSNFNAFDRMQFITAYANPLSASILNLSQQLGNPEFKDLRALKANAATLFDENAFDANYYTASYDAHMSKEKAELGKLLFYDVILSGSKNRSCGSCHKPELAFTDGVAKNATINGKSLVKRNTPTILNAGLQAASFYDNRVNYLEDQATDVISNADEMHGSMPTAVKRLKENPAYVLKFNAAFPKSKESVSDYNIRNALGSYIRTLTSLNSPFDKYVRGDKTKLTKQELNGFNLYMGKAKCGTCHFTPLFNGTVPPDFRVTETEVIGVPLNASSKEIDTDPGKYNLRKLTLYKNAFKTPTVRNIALTAPYMHNGIYKTLEEVVDFYNEGGGVGLGMDIPNQTLPFDKLNLTDTEKKDIVAFLKKLTDNTKR; this is encoded by the coding sequence ATGAAAAAAATCGCCATTGTTGTTATTATGGTTATGGCTTGCCTGGGCTGTACCCACACTCAAAAAACTTTGCCGGCAGACCTAGTAAAGCAGTATTATATCCTTCAAATCGCGAAGGCCGATACGCTTGTAAAACAACTCTACAGCAAAGTTCAAAACAATGCCCCTGCAGATAGTATAAAGCAGGCATTTAAGGTGGCCAGACTTGCCTATAAAAAAACTGAGTTTCTGGCCGAGTACTATAATCCTTTAACTGCCAAATCTATAAACGGGGCTCCTATTTCTTCAATGGACGATAACGATCAACATAAAATTGATGCTCCGGAGGGCTTTCAGGTTATAGAGCCCTTCATTTTTCCTCAATACACCAATAACCGGAAAAGTGAACTGCTTCAGGAAATAGGCATCCTTAAATCAAACTTTGTAAGGCTTAAATCGGTAGCCCAGCATCAGGAACTTGCCAATGCACAGGTATTTGATGCCTTACGAACAGAGGTTTTCAGAATTATTACCTTAGGTATTTCAGGCTTTGATGCACCAATAGCCCAAAATTCAATGGCCGAGGGTGCCGCAGCACTAACCTCAGTTAAAGAAGTACTGAACATCTACAAACCAGAGTTTAAAAACCAAACCAAACTTAATAATACAGTTCAATTGTTAGATAAAGGCATTAAGAATTTAGCTGCCAGTAGTAATTTCAACGCTTTCGACAGGATGCAATTCATTACCGCCTATGCCAACCCGCTTTCTGCATCTATCCTAAATTTATCGCAGCAATTAGGGAATCCTGAATTTAAAGACCTGAGGGCGCTTAAGGCAAACGCAGCTACCCTATTTGATGAAAATGCATTCGATGCCAATTATTATACAGCCAGTTACGATGCCCATATGAGCAAAGAAAAAGCTGAGCTGGGCAAGCTATTGTTTTACGATGTAATACTTTCCGGATCTAAAAACAGATCGTGCGGTTCCTGCCATAAACCAGAATTGGCTTTTACCGATGGTGTAGCTAAAAACGCTACCATAAATGGCAAATCGCTAGTAAAAAGAAACACCCCAACTATTTTAAATGCCGGGCTACAAGCAGCCTCGTTTTACGACAACAGGGTCAATTACCTCGAAGATCAGGCTACTGATGTAATTAGCAATGCCGATGAAATGCACGGTTCAATGCCTACAGCTGTAAAAAGATTAAAAGAAAATCCCGCGTATGTACTTAAATTTAATGCTGCTTTTCCTAAATCTAAAGAATCTGTAAGCGACTATAACATCCGAAATGCCCTTGGCAGTTATATAAGAACCCTTACCAGTTTAAATTCGCCATTTGACAAATATGTTCGGGGCGACAAAACCAAGCTTACCAAGCAAGAATTAAATGGGTTTAACCTATACATGGGCAAAGCCAAATGTGGAACCTGCCATTTCACCCCTTTATTTAACGGGACTGTTCCGCCAGATTTTAGGGTTACCGAAACCGAGGTAATAGGCGTACCATTAAACGCCAGCAGTAAAGAAATAGACACCGACCCGGGCAAATACAATTTAAGAAAACTAACCTTATACAAAAACGCCTTTAAAACACCAACCGTTAGAAACATAGCGCTTACCGCACCGTACATGCACAACGGTATTTACAAAACCCTTGAAGAGGTTGTAGATTTTTATAATGAAGGCGGGGGTGTTGGCCTTGGTATGGATATTCCAAATCAAACATTGCCTTTCGACAAGCTGAACCTTACAGATACTGAGAAAAAAGATATTGTTGCTTTCTTAAAAAAACTGACCGACAATACAAAACGATAA